The genomic stretch AGGTCGTGGGTCTGCGTCCGACGCAGAAGACGGTCGTCACGGGCGTGGAGATGTTCCGCAAGCTGCTGGACGAGGGCATGGCGGGCGACAACATCGGCGCGCTGGTGCGTGGCCTGAAGCGTGAGGATCTCGAGCGCGGCCAGGTGCTGGCCAAGCCGGGCTCCATCACCCCGCACACCAAGTTCAAGGCGCAGATCTACGTGCTCACGAAGGAAGAGGGTGGCCGTCACACCCCGTTCTTCAAGGGCTACCGTCCGCAGTTCTACTTCCGCACCACGGACGTGACGGGCACCGTGAAGCTGCCGGAGAACGTCGAGATGGTGATGCCGGGCGACAACATCGCCATCGAGGTGGAGCTGATCACCCCTGTGGCCATGGAGAAGGAGCTGCGCTTCGCCGTTCGCGAGGGCGGCCGTACCGTGGGCGCCGGCGTCGTGGCCGAGATCATCGCCTAGTTGGCTGGCGGGCCCTCGGGCTCGCCCCATCAGGCGGTCAACCCCGAGGGGGGAGCTGTGATAAGCAGCTTTCCCCTCGTGCCTATAGAGTTCAAGTCATGCCCAAGGGTAACCGCAGCATCATTTCGCTCGAGTGCACGGTGTGCAAGGAGCGGAACTACTACACCACCAAGAACAAGCGGAAGAGCCAGGACAAGCTCGAGCTGAGCAAGTACTGCCCCCGCGACCGGAAGCATACCGTCCATAAGGAAGGTAAGGTCTAGTTCGGTTGTTGTGGTCGGGTGTTCTCTAGGCCAGTAGCTCCAACGGTAGAGCAGCGGTCTCCAAATCCGCGTGTTGGGGGTTCGAATCCCTCCTGGCCTGCCAGTCGTTGAGTTGCAGGGACCCTCGGTACCCACGTACCGGGGGTCCCTGTGTTTTCCGGGATCAGCTAGTACTCAGTCAGCGAGGTATCATGGCAGCGGCATCCGAAGCCAGCCAGCAGGCCAACCGTTCGGGCATGGATCCGAAGCGGCTGGTGGTCATCTTCTACCTCATCGCGGGTCTCATCTTCGCGCTCTTCCTCGAGCACGTCTGTGGCCTCATCTGGGCCCGGGCCGGATGGAGTGACCCCACCGTCATCGAGGGTATCGACTGGCAGGTCTCCTCGCTGGTGGGCTTCGTGCTCGCCGCGGGCCTCGCCGTGGGCGCCTACCTGCACCCCAAGACCCATGGTCTCTCGCTCGAGGTCGCCTCGGAGCTGATGAAGGTCACCTGGCCTTCCTGGGCGGAGACCAAGGCGTCGACCCTGGCGGTCATCGTCGCGTCGGTCGTGGCGGCCGTTCTCCTCTTCTTCATCGACACCCTCGCCTACAACCTTATGGTTGAGTGGATACCCTCCATCTGGGGGAAGCTGTAATGGCGATGAAATGGTACGTGGTCCACACCTACTCGAACTTCGAGAACCAGGCGAAGAAGAGCCTGGAGGAGCGGATCCGGCTCGAGGGGTTGCAGGAATTGTTCGGCGAAATCCTGATTCCCATGGAACAGGTCGTCGAGATGGTGAAGGGCGAGAAGAAGACGTCCCGGCGCAAGTTCTTCCCGGGCTACATCTTCGTGCAGATGGAGCTCAATGACCGCTCCTGGCACTTGGTGAAGAACACGCCGAAGATCACCGGTTTCCCCGGTGCGGCCCAGAACGAGCAGCCCACGCCCATCTCGGACAAGGAGGTGGCCCGGCTCACCTCCCAGATCTCCGAGGGAACGCTCAAGCCCAAGCCCAAGGTGCAGTTCTCCGACGGAGACACCGTCCGCGTCATCGACGGGCCGTTCGCCAATTTCAACGGCACGGTCGAAGAGGTCAACGCGGAGAAGGGTCGCGTGAAGGTGCTCGTCAGCATCTTCGGCCGCGCCACTCCGGTGGAGCTCGATTTCATGCAGGTGGAGAAGACCACCGGCTAGCAGTCTTCCCCGGCCCGTGAGGACCGGGGAATCCCAGGGTGGGAGGGCCGCCCGTCAAGTGGCCCGTAGGAACCACCGTCTCGAAAGGCAGTCGTCAGTCGATGAAGAAGATCACTGGACAGGTCAAGCTGCAGATTCCCGCCGGTAAGGCGAACCCCGCTCCGCCGATCGGCCCCGCGCTCGGTCAGCAGGGCGTGAACATCATGGAGTTCTGCAAGCAGTTCAACGCCAAGACCCAGGCGGAGGCCAAGGAGGGTCTGATCATCCCGGTGATCATCACCGTGTATCAGGATCGCTCCTTCACCTTCATCCTGAAGACGCCCCCCGCGGCCGTCCTCATCAAGAAGGCGGCGGGCCTGCACACCGAGAAGAAGAAGGGCTCGGGCGCCAAGAAGCCGGGCAAGGAGAAGGTGGGGCAGATCACCCAGAAGCAGCTCGAGGAGATCGCCAAGAAGAAGCTCGAGGACACGACGGCCGGTTCGCTGGACGCCTGCAAGCGCACCATCGCTGGCACCGCGCGCTCCATGGGCATCGAAGTCGTCTGATTCCTCCACCCCCCACACCTTCTAAAAGAGGATTTTCCACATGCCTCAGACTGGTAAGAAGTTCCGCGCCGCCGTTGCCAAGGTGGACCGCAACAAGCGTTACACCGTGGCCGATGGCTTCCAGCTCCTGAAGGAGACCACGGGCCTGCGCGCCACGAAGTTCGATCAGACCGTGGAGGTCGCGCTCAACCTGGGCGTGGACCCGAAGCACGCGGACCAGATGGTCCGTGGCGCCGTCGTCCTTCCGCACGGCACCGGTGCCACGGTGCGCGTGGCCGTGTTCGCCAAGGGCGAGCGCGCCACCGAGGCCGAGACCGCTGGCGCCGATGTGGTCGGTGGCGACGAGCTGGCCAAGCGCATCGAGGGCGGCTTCCTCGAGTTCGACACCGTCATCGCCACCCCGGACATGATGGGCGTGGTCGGCCGGCTCGGTAAGGTGCTCGGTCCCCGCGGCCTCATGCCCAACCCGAAGGTCGGCACGGTGACCATGGACGTCGCCAAGGCCGTCCGCGATGCCAAGGGCGGTAAGGTCGAGTTCCGCGCCGAGAAGGCGGGCATCATCCACGCCAAGCTCGGCAAGGCCTCCTTCACCCCGGAGAAGCTCCAGGAGAACTTCAACACCCTGGTGGACCTGGTGATGAAGCTCAAGCCGGCCACTGCCAAGGGCGTCTACCTCAAGGGCGTGGCCATCTCCGCCACCATGAGCCCCGGCATCAAGATCGACACCACCGAAATCCTCGCCCGCCACCGGTAGTCAGGAGTAGGGCAGGGGAGTCGTCGGTTCATGACGGGGCGGGCAGCCTCACGGTACGAGGCCCGCCCCGTCGTTTTTTTGACGCCAGTTGTCGAAATTCGCTGGACCTTTCGCGAAGCCGCGGGTATAGCGCCCCGGCTTTTGCAATTGAGGCGCCATGTCGATGAGACCGGGCGCTTCAACATCCCTGGTCCCAGACAGCAGGGACCTTGGGTAGGACTCGTGCCTTCCGTTGGCAACCGGGCAACCGGTCGGAAACACGGGCGCTCCCCAGGGTTCAAACGACTCCCGGAGTCGCCCTGCCGAGACTGGAGGTGCGGTGTGGTGCCTCTCGGGGCTCCTTACTCGCTCTGCCACTTGTGTGGCCCAGGTAATCCAGCCCGCCTTCGGGTGGGTGTCGTAAGGGAGGTGAAACCAAGTGATCAAGAGCGAGAAGGAAGAACTGATCAAGGAGCTCAACGAGAAGTTTTCGCGGGCTCAGACCGCGATCGTCGCTGAGTTCTCCAAGCTGAACGTGGAGACGGTCACCAAGCTGCGCAAGAAGTTCCGCGACGGCAAGGTGGACTACAAGGTCCTGAAGAACACGCTGGCCAAGCGCGCCGCGAAGGGTACCCCGGTGGAGGTCATCGCCGAGGACTTCGTGGGTCCCGTGGCCATCGCCATCAGCTACGACGACGTCGTGGCCCCGGCGAAGATCCTCACGGACTTCATCAAGGATCTCGAGTCCATCAAGGTCCGCAGCGCGTCCGTGCAGGGCCGTCGCGTCGACGTCGAGGGTGTGAAGGCCCTGGCGAAGATGCCCGGACTGCCCGAGCTCCGC from Archangium lipolyticum encodes the following:
- the rplJ gene encoding 50S ribosomal protein L10, with protein sequence MIKSEKEELIKELNEKFSRAQTAIVAEFSKLNVETVTKLRKKFRDGKVDYKVLKNTLAKRAAKGTPVEVIAEDFVGPVAIAISYDDVVAPAKILTDFIKDLESIKVRSASVQGRRVDVEGVKALAKMPGLPELRAQLLGMLNQPAGKLVRTIAAPGSQLARVLQANVDKQPK
- the secE gene encoding preprotein translocase subunit SecE; translation: MAAASEASQQANRSGMDPKRLVVIFYLIAGLIFALFLEHVCGLIWARAGWSDPTVIEGIDWQVSSLVGFVLAAGLAVGAYLHPKTHGLSLEVASELMKVTWPSWAETKASTLAVIVASVVAAVLLFFIDTLAYNLMVEWIPSIWGKL
- the rplA gene encoding 50S ribosomal protein L1, with the translated sequence MPQTGKKFRAAVAKVDRNKRYTVADGFQLLKETTGLRATKFDQTVEVALNLGVDPKHADQMVRGAVVLPHGTGATVRVAVFAKGERATEAETAGADVVGGDELAKRIEGGFLEFDTVIATPDMMGVVGRLGKVLGPRGLMPNPKVGTVTMDVAKAVRDAKGGKVEFRAEKAGIIHAKLGKASFTPEKLQENFNTLVDLVMKLKPATAKGVYLKGVAISATMSPGIKIDTTEILARHR
- the rplK gene encoding 50S ribosomal protein L11; the protein is MKKITGQVKLQIPAGKANPAPPIGPALGQQGVNIMEFCKQFNAKTQAEAKEGLIIPVIITVYQDRSFTFILKTPPAAVLIKKAAGLHTEKKKGSGAKKPGKEKVGQITQKQLEEIAKKKLEDTTAGSLDACKRTIAGTARSMGIEVV
- a CDS encoding EF-Tu C-terminal domain-related protein; the encoded protein is VVGLRPTQKTVVTGVEMFRKLLDEGMAGDNIGALVRGLKREDLERGQVLAKPGSITPHTKFKAQIYVLTKEEGGRHTPFFKGYRPQFYFRTTDVTGTVKLPENVEMVMPGDNIAIEVELITPVAMEKELRFAVREGGRTVGAGVVAEIIA
- the rpmG gene encoding 50S ribosomal protein L33 yields the protein MPKGNRSIISLECTVCKERNYYTTKNKRKSQDKLELSKYCPRDRKHTVHKEGKV
- the nusG gene encoding transcription termination/antitermination protein NusG, encoding MAMKWYVVHTYSNFENQAKKSLEERIRLEGLQELFGEILIPMEQVVEMVKGEKKTSRRKFFPGYIFVQMELNDRSWHLVKNTPKITGFPGAAQNEQPTPISDKEVARLTSQISEGTLKPKPKVQFSDGDTVRVIDGPFANFNGTVEEVNAEKGRVKVLVSIFGRATPVELDFMQVEKTTG